DNA from Leptospira langatensis:
CTTCTAAAGACGACGCGGAGAAATCGATGAAAAGACTTCCCGCAAATTTGAAAGAGAACGCTTTAGTCTCTAAGGAATAATCCGCTATCTCGGAGAACGTCTGTACATTTCTACGAGATAGAATTTCTTGAGCCCAAAGTCTTTCGTTTTTTCAATTGACCGACTAACCGGGGAACTTCAATTTCGTTGTTAATAGAAATGGATCAAAAAGAACTCGAACCAGTTCGTATAGCAGTTGTAAGATCCACCATTGATAGATTGCGTCACACGTATTCGGACTTGATCGGCTCGATCAAGGGATACGACGGAATCCCAGACTTCTTCGAAAATAATCTCTACGCCCCTAGCAATAAGGAAGAGAGAGACAGCGCTCTCGAAAATCTCTACGAGAAATTAAAGACGGTCGCCGGAAAATCCATGACGGACAATATCCATCAGATCATTCTTCTGAATCGGATCACCGACTCTTTGGATTTCGATACGGCAAAGGTCGTGGTAGAGAATAATCTGATCGAAGGCGGCATAATTCCTCAGGAAGGATTGTATGCCGCGTTAGGCGCTGTCGGCAGGTTCGACGACAGAAGGGAACAGGTCCGTATGGTAGGAGAGACCTTGAAATTCTTCTTCTCTCTTTCCAAACTTCCTATGGTTAAATTGATCATGGCTCCGATCAAGGTGGCGGCTTCGATGGTTGGCGCCACTTCTCTCGTGGATACTATGGAAGCAGGTTACAATCTATCCACAAGGATCAAGGATCTGCAACCGTTCATCGAATCTTTTGTCGACAGAGAGAACCGACTTTTGGGAAAACTAATGAACGGCGAAAAAATAGACGCCTGATCTTCCTTTCCTTCCCCCAACCCTTATTCCATTTCGAATCCCTCTTGCTATTTTTCCCGGACACTATCAAATCTTGTCCCGATCGGATCCTGGATCCGAGGAGGATGAATTCATGTTTATAGGACATTACAGCGTCGCGTTTGCGGCCAAGAAGGTGGAACCTAAGACCCCTCTTTGGACTACTTTCTTAGGGGTCCAATTCGTGGACATTTTGTTCATGATCTTCATTGTGTTCGGCATAGAAGGAGTTCGATTTGTTCCGGGGATCAACGAGGTCAATAGCTACGATCTCTATTTTATGCCGTATACCCATAGTCTCGTTGCCGGGATCGTTTGGGCGATTATCGTTGCGGTCTTCTTCAGATATACATTATTAAAATCTAAATCGTATTCCGATTCGAGTAAGAATAAAATAGCGGGGCTCATCGGCATCAGTGTTCTTTCTCATTATTTCTTGGATCTTCCCATGCATAATCAGGATTTACCTATCCTATTCGATTCCGGACCGAAAATCGGTTTCGGTCTTTGGAATCACAAGTTCTTGTCCATCGCTACCGAATTCGTTTTAACATTGATCGGGCTAGTTTTGTATTTTAAAGCGACCAAGCCTAGGCCCGGGTTCGCAGGTCAGTATGGAATGATATTGTTTTCGGGATTCCTATTTCTTTTAGTCTTTGTGACACCCTTTATGCCTCCTCCTCAAAGCATTGGAGAGTTTTCCACTTCTTCTTTAGTGGGATACATTCTTCTGATCGTTTTAGCCGGTTGGTTGGATAGTAAGAGAATTCCGGTTGGGGCTTAAATTGGAAGAAAGGAAAAAACATTTTCCAGGGGTAGCTGGTACGATCCCGCTACTATTACTCGTTTTAGTACTCAGTGTACTCATTCCTTATTCACTTTCTTTTCTCTCCGTAAGGTTAGAGCAAAAGATCCTAATGGGAATCACAAACTCTTTCGCCTTCGGGATTGCTATCCTGATCGGATTTAAACTGAGTAAAAGAAAGGCCTCCGAGGTGTTCCGTATGGATCCACCTCGTCCCTTGGAATCCTTGAGCTTCATCCTAACTGCGATCGGCCTTTCTATCCTCTTGTCGGAAGCGGATAATCTATTTTCCTTGGTCTATCCGAAGCCAAGATGGATCATCGATGCATTCGGCGGTTTATTCGACGGGGAGAATATGCTGCAGTCCTTTCTTCTTCTCTCGGTAGTAGCGCCAGTAACTGAGGAGCTTTTCTTTAGAGGGCTTTTGCTCGACGGATTCTTAAGGAATTATTCCGTGAAGACGGCCTTTTTGCTTTCAGCATTGTTGTTCGGTGCCATTCATCTCAACCCTTGGCAATTTGTAAGCGCTACCATGATCGGCGTGTATTTGGCCTGGATCCTGTATCATACCAACTCGATCTTTCAGACAATCCTCGTCCATGCGGTCTTCAATGGGATCCCTCTACTCGTGCTGCATGTTCTGAAATTGGAGATCGTAGGTTATACAACTATTTCGGAATTCGGAAGACCTCAGTCCTTACAGCCTGCCTGGCTAGATCTTTTGGGTTTACTCATTACTGGTTTTGGGTTATTCTCGACCCTGATTTTCTTTCGAAAAAGGAAAAGCGAAAGATCGGCTGAAATTTCCTATGCCGATTAACCTAACTCCGAAAAGTTTATTTTCCTAGTTAGGTTTGTGAAATTGTAAAATTAGAACGATTTCTTAAGTCCAAATCAATACGGCCGGAAACATATCCCTGTCCGTATTTTATCCAAAGAATTTTATTTAAAGAAAGGATCATAGTGATCATATGTCTTCCAGCTTAGTCCAGACTACTAATTTCTCCATCAAAGGAGCGATCAGCATCAACCGGATCCGGATCGGTTTTTCGATCGTAATGCTCTTCGTGAACCTGCTCTCCATTGTGTCGAATGCGCAAGGCGACGGTATCTCCCTAAGCACCATATTGAACTTACTCATCGAATTTACTATCCTAGGATACGGGATCGCTCAGATCGTAATGATCCGAAAAGATAAACTTTCTCCAGCCTTCGTGACGCTTTGCGTATTCCTGGATATCCTGATGTATTCCCTGATCTTCATCGTGGTTACAGTTACTGCAGCTTCTCTAGAGGCTATGGTGGGAACTCTGAAGATGCCTTTCTTCATTATGCTTTACTTTTTCGTAATGATCTACTCTGGGCTTCTTCTTTCGCCTAGAACCACCATGATCGTCGGGTATGTGGCCTTGATCGGGACCTTCTCCATGGATTACTTCGCTTGGCTAAATGGGGTCCAGTTCAAATACGCGACGGATAAGGCGGAAGAGATGTCCGTATTCTTCGAGGTGATCAAACTCGTATTCTTTATCTTGGGGATCCATATCCTTACTTCGGTAGTTAAATTCTTAGTGAACGTTTCCGATATTGCGGCTGCTTCTAGCAAAGAGGCAGAGCAGAAAACTGCAGAAGCGGAGAAGACAAAAGATAGGATCACCTCCGAAGCAGACGCCTTGAACAAGAGTACTTCCGAGATGAAGAATGAGATGGATACTCTAAACACGGAGATCCAGAGTCAGGTTTCCAGTATGGAACAGATCGGTGCTTCCTTAGAAGAATTAGCGGCTTCTACCGACAGTGCAGCGGAATTTGTTAAGGCTCAGTTCATCAAGATCGAAGAATTGAATAGGGAAAGCGATACTCTTCATTCTATCCTGAAAGAGGTCCGAGTTTCTACAGAATCTCTTTCCAAAACTACCGAAGAATCCAAAGTCTATAGCCGAGATGTATCTGCCGCTATGGAAGTGCTCGGAACGAATTTTAACGAAGTAAGTAAGTCCTTCCAAAAAGTGCAGGATGTAAACGATATTATGAGAGAGATCGCCGATCGCACAAACCTCTTAGCATTAAACGCATCTATCGAAGCAGCAAGAGCGGGAGATCACGGAAAAGGATTTGCTGTTGTTGCGCAAGAAGTAGCAAAATTAGCCGACAGCGCCTCCGAAAATGCTTCCACCATTTCTAAGATCATTGCAGAAGCCGCAAAGTTGATCACAAACGGAAACTCTGCTGCAGAAGAAACCAAGAGAAAGGTCTCCGTCCAAGAGTCCGGTTTTTCTTCTATCGTTACGAACCTGAACCAACTCCAGACTCGAGTGGAAAACCAAGGCCAGATCCACGATTCCTTCTTAAAATCGTTCCGTGAATTATTCGATCTCTCTAGACGGATTGAATCCGTCGCAAGCGAACAGAAGAATGGAACGAAGGAAGTGGTGCAGGCGCTTTCTTCTATTGAGCAGTCTTCGAACCTAATTTCTGAGGGCTCTTCCAGAATGAGATCGAATTTGGAAGAGCTTTCCGAGCAATCGCAGAGATTGGTTGGAAAGTAGGAACTCAGGGGATTTATAGTTCCCACATGCGTCAATTTGAGTTGCTTATTTGATGTTTTTCTGATATAGCGGCAATCGCGATCCCACGGGCCACTCCCCCCTATCCCGAGATGGGTGGGGGCCGCATTTTGCAGGCCTGGGGACAATTGGCGCTCCTGGAACAAAACAAATTCAATCTGCTTGACTGTAACTCGACTCACTACAAATTGTCCATAAGCCTCGCGAGTGTGGTGAAATTGGTAGACACGCCAGATTTAGGTTCTGGTGCAGTAATGTGTGGGGGTTCGAGTCCCTCCACTCGCAAAAATCCCATCCAACTTAATCATTCGTAATGTCCCTTTGCCTGGGTCAATATTCTCCAAGAATCTGAATAGAGCCTAACTTAAGGTCATCCAATAGTAATAATCCTTTTATCTAAACATCTCTTCCAGTCAGATCATATCTCAAAAAGGATATAACTTTTTCATTATTAGGAAAATTATGAAAAATGAATGTAAAATCTATTGCGCATTTTTTCTGTATTCATTCCTTT
Protein-coding regions in this window:
- a CDS encoding FFLEELY motif protein, which gives rise to MDQKELEPVRIAVVRSTIDRLRHTYSDLIGSIKGYDGIPDFFENNLYAPSNKEERDSALENLYEKLKTVAGKSMTDNIHQIILLNRITDSLDFDTAKVVVENNLIEGGIIPQEGLYAALGAVGRFDDRREQVRMVGETLKFFFSLSKLPMVKLIMAPIKVAASMVGATSLVDTMEAGYNLSTRIKDLQPFIESFVDRENRLLGKLMNGEKIDA
- a CDS encoding CPBP family intramembrane glutamic endopeptidase; the protein is MEERKKHFPGVAGTIPLLLLVLVLSVLIPYSLSFLSVRLEQKILMGITNSFAFGIAILIGFKLSKRKASEVFRMDPPRPLESLSFILTAIGLSILLSEADNLFSLVYPKPRWIIDAFGGLFDGENMLQSFLLLSVVAPVTEELFFRGLLLDGFLRNYSVKTAFLLSALLFGAIHLNPWQFVSATMIGVYLAWILYHTNSIFQTILVHAVFNGIPLLVLHVLKLEIVGYTTISEFGRPQSLQPAWLDLLGLLITGFGLFSTLIFFRKRKSERSAEISYAD
- a CDS encoding methyl-accepting chemotaxis protein codes for the protein MSSSLVQTTNFSIKGAISINRIRIGFSIVMLFVNLLSIVSNAQGDGISLSTILNLLIEFTILGYGIAQIVMIRKDKLSPAFVTLCVFLDILMYSLIFIVVTVTAASLEAMVGTLKMPFFIMLYFFVMIYSGLLLSPRTTMIVGYVALIGTFSMDYFAWLNGVQFKYATDKAEEMSVFFEVIKLVFFILGIHILTSVVKFLVNVSDIAAASSKEAEQKTAEAEKTKDRITSEADALNKSTSEMKNEMDTLNTEIQSQVSSMEQIGASLEELAASTDSAAEFVKAQFIKIEELNRESDTLHSILKEVRVSTESLSKTTEESKVYSRDVSAAMEVLGTNFNEVSKSFQKVQDVNDIMREIADRTNLLALNASIEAARAGDHGKGFAVVAQEVAKLADSASENASTISKIIAEAAKLITNGNSAAEETKRKVSVQESGFSSIVTNLNQLQTRVENQGQIHDSFLKSFRELFDLSRRIESVASEQKNGTKEVVQALSSIEQSSNLISEGSSRMRSNLEELSEQSQRLVGK